cccagtgccaagggagtccggtgctagagaaaggtaagtgctgaagacacacacacactctcacgaacagatgcatacacaccagctaacagacacacacatttactgacagacacactcagcgacagacatacatacacactcacttacaaaacatacactctcactgacaaacacacactcacaaatacacacacaaacacactcagtaagagacacacagtaacacacttactgacactcactagcagacacactcactgacacactagcagacacactcactgacactcactagcagacacacacttacactcattagcagacacacactgacactcactagcagacacacactgacactcactagcagacacactcactgacactagcagacacactcactgaaactagcggacacactcactgacattagcagacacactcactgacactagcagacacacacactgacactagcagacacacacactgacactcactagcagaaactcattgacactcactagcagacacacacactgacactcactagcagacacactcactgacactcactagcagacacactcactgacactcactagcagacacactcactgacacactagcagacacacactgacactcactagcagacacacactgacactcactagcagacacacactgacactcactagcactcactgacactagcatacacactcactgaaactagcagacacactcactgacattagcagacacactcactgacactagcagacacacacactgatactagcagacacactcactgacactcactagcagacactcactgacactcactagcagacacactcactgacactcactagcagacacacacactgacactcactctgacactcactagcagacactcattgacactcactagcagatacactcactgacactcactagcagacacactcactgacactcactagcagacacacacactgacactcactctgacactcactagcagacactcattgacactcactgacactcactagcagacacacacacacactgacactcactagcagacacactcactgacactcactagcagacacacgcattgacactcactgacactcactagcagacacacacattgacactcactgacactcactagcagacacaaacacacacactaaaactcacactaacacatgtttttttttattaatttaatcccccagtctccttacctttttggagtgctgaagggattccctggggtccagtggtgctgctgggctcctgggctccttggctggctccctccctggctggctggctccctggctggctccctggctggctggcttgctccctggctggctggctggctccctggctggctgactcccaggctggctggctcccgggctggcgggcggacgcgagggagcactctcccatgtgtgcttcctcttcagctccctcgcgcaccgtgtagggatgccggcgccgtaagatgacatcatcttccggctccgttatcagtatgcggcgcgcgagggagctgaagaggaagcacacatgggagagtgctccctcgcgcgcccgcagaaccgggcgctcggccacgctacaataggtcgtcggttggaggggagcgcagtgcgcttccctccttccggtcagcctgattttgcgcccccagggccggtgcgccctaaggcggccgcctgggccgccttatggtagcgccggccctgttgctatctgggttaaaacattcacataaaacataaaatacagaatttccctgcattcaccaaatccatacgaattggaaccaggggctggaggttcagtggcgcctgcacgtaaaagtgtccgattttggtgcatgaaagctggGCAGAAAAGCGTtgactgcccggggagctccagaacaccgccccctagcggccgctaagtgtaacagtggCCGCCCAGTAAcattcaattaagctgcggttaaccgcagcttcagggaggtaaattggaggcacactccagcttctgggtggcccattaacaacgccggccggcttcccacggctctggggaggttggtaaacggctgtttgtttggtagatggaatctaccgaactgctgtgcagaaaggaagaaatCAATCCTTCTGCAcatcaaaattaaccctttagctgacggtccataatctaaaggcagcaggcgagcaaccaggcttctccagttcacagtggcgaagttggtttcaccACACCTGTTACCTGCTTTAGCATAGCTTAAACCTGACACACTTGGTTACCTATATGTTAACAATTGCATATCTTGCTACCCATACCAAATGTCTATGACGACCTAATCTGTCGAACGAGTCTTTGTTTATGCCTATAACTTACCTTGCACCTTCcttctttgtcactcctctgaataTTCCTACCTGACGTGTGCATCTTGTTAAATCTTGGTAAATCATTTAAACTAAACGAGAACCTAAGCTGTCAAAATATTGATCTCATTAATCTAAAAAAAGTGCCTTGACAAACGAATGCCACGACTTGTACTGCAAATGTCTATCAATTTttcttgatgtcgctgttgtggcgcaccaaggctttttgttacttttgtgcacaacaaaaataaagaatttaaaaaaaaataaaaatgtgttagtatgagtgagtgtgtgtctgtcagtgagtgtgtatgtgtgtgtatgtctgttagtgtgtgtgtgtgtgtttgtatgtctgttagtgtgtgtgtgtgtgtgtgttagcctgtgagtgtgtctgttagtgtgtgtgtctgactgtgtgtgtgtctgttagtgagtgtgtgtgtctgttagtgagtgtgtgtgtgtgctagtttgtgtctgttagtgactgtgtgtttgtctgtttgtgagtgtgtctgttagtgtgtgtgtgtgtgtgtgtatatttagaatgcggggtggagggaagggttgggtgtgggtggcggggggggaggaggggggcgcctgagttttgtcctgcctagggcagcacaaaaccaggatacaccactgcctgggaGTGAGAGCACTCTGTTCAAAGTTTTATCGGATCACGGTGGTTGCCCGATTGGATTAGGAGTTGCAGACAAGTTTTGTTGTAGCTCCCTgtcaagtcacacctccctgcatgtgacttacacagccttccataaacacttcctgtaaagagagccctatttaggctttctttattgcaagttccgtttaattaagattttcgtatcccctgctatgttaatagcttgctagaccctgtaagagcctcctgtatgtgattaaagttcaatttagagattgagatacaattatttaaggtaaattacatctgtttgaaagtgaaaacagtttttttgtttttttgttcctttcatgcaggctctgtcaatcatagccagtggaggtatggctagggctgcataaacagaaacaaagtgatttaactcctagatgacagagaattgagcagtgagactgcaggggaatgatctatacactaaaactgctttatttagctaaagtaatttaggcgactatagtgttcctttaagggctaATCGTAAAGCCAGAGCAATCTACATACAATCTATTTATCTGATATAGAATTGCCACACATAGAATCTCaacccataaaaataaataaaaaacaatatagcaAGAAATGGATTGTCTTCTAAATATTGCTAGTAAATGGAAATTTCACTGGGTAATCACTATAAATGTATGTCACAAGACCGTACTAGCTGGTAGGATAACGTAATCCAAAATAGCTATCCAGAATGTATGAGCCCAAACTTAGATACTTTGTTATATTCATAAACAGAATTGAAGATTCATTCCAGATACGATCTGCTGTGTAACTCACTAGCCTGTTCAACAGTTAGTATTGTCATAGCGCTTAAGGTTTGATTGTTTTCAGGAGCAGTCCTTACATTTATCACTTATTTGGCACATAGTCTATGGAAAGCCAGTTTTAACtattgtagtgtatatatatatattttatattgctacCCGACGATCTAGGAATATTAAGTAAGGGGTCTATTTGGGCAGGTTTCCATGAATGGAGCAGGTTTTCTAAAGACGGATTTCAGTTTAAGATCCATCTAGCAGGGGAAGGCAATTCAGACCTAGTAGTACAAGACAATCTGAGCAATATGTgagattcactaaacagtgaataccGAGAGCAGCAGAGATGATACTAGTGGGTTTATCACGAGGATTAGAGCTCTGACAGACAGTGTGGGTGGCTCTTATAAGAGCCTTTGGGTTTATAGTAAAGTAGAAGAATGCCAttacttggcgctggtgtacttGGTGACAGCCTTGGTGCCCTCGGACACGGCGTGCTTTGCCAGCTCTCCGGGTAGCAGCAGGCGCACGGCGGTCTGGATCTCCCGGGAAGTGATGGTGGAGCGCTTGTTGTAGTGAGCCAGGCGAGAGGCTTCTCCTGCGATGCGCTCAaagatatcattgacaaaggagtTCATGATCCCCATGGCCTTGGAGGAGATACCGGTGTCGGGGTGGACCTGTttcagcaccttgtacacgtagatGGCATAGCTCTCCTTCCTGGTCTTCCTACGCTTCTTGCCATCTTTCTTCTGAGTCTTGGTCACGGCTTTCTTAGAGCCTTTCTTGGCGGCTGGTGCGGACTTGGCTGGATCAGGCATGATCTACGCTGTTTGCTGGAAATACAATGACGGTCTGCGCGCTCCGGCGGCTCTATTTATAGGCAGGCCATGCAAATTAAGCCCTTCCActttctgtgatgggattggTCAACACAGACAGGTGACGAAACGATGTCATAGTTTCAGCAATTGATTGGTATCCTATACAGCGCGTGTCTAATTGGCTGCTtgcaaagccatccaatcacagagcaGAGTGTGTCTATAAATAGCCCGTGTAAAGGGGGGTGAGGTTTTATTATCAGCGAAATTCTAGAACCAACATGTCAGGCCGTGGAAAGCAAGGAGGAAAGACCCGTGCAAAGGCGAAGACTCGCTCATCCCGCGCTGGTCTTCAGTTCCCAGTCGGCAGAGTCCACCGTCTGCTGAGGAAGGGGAATTATGCAGAGCGTGTTGGAGCCGGTGCCCCCGTTtatctggctgcagtgctggagtacCTGACTGCTGAGATCCTGGAGCTGGCAGGGAATGCCGCCAGAGATAACAAGAAAACCCGCATCATTCCCCGCCATCTCCAGCTCGCTGTCCGTAACGACGAAGAGCTCAACaaactgctgggaggagtgactatcgcccagggaggtgtcttgcccaacatccaggctgtgctgctgcccaagaaAACCGAAAGTCATAAATCAAAGAGCAAGTAAAGCGGACAGCTGCTCCACCGGTCTAGACtaaaaacacaaaggctcttctaAGAGCCGCCCACAGTCTCCACAAAGAGCGCAACCATCTTCCTGTAtctactctctcacacacacacacacaccccatgaacgTGTAACAAGTCAAATAGGAAGCGTTCTCGTCCTGCACTCAGTCCCATTCTGTATACAACATTTCAACTCTAGAACGCGAGCTAGAATCAATGTATACCCATGATACGTGCAGCAGCATCGAGTTAAACATTGGGTCAAGTGTATATAGTGTGCCTGAGCCTCTAttgctaaggggggaggggggggggagaatctcGCTTACTTACGGTTGTCCCCCTCCCTGTCTGAACATGCTGCGTGAAACTTTGGATAAGATTCAGCTCTACAGATCCGATCTCTGGCTGCTGGATGCGTTAGCTCTGCCTCAACAGCATGGACTCACGGCCGCACAAGGGGATTATTGTTTCAATGAGTGGCTGCCTGGTAACATTCCCTGCTCTGTCTCATGTAGCTCGGTTATAAGGCGGCTGGGCGTACTGTGAGTCCTTTATCAGACGTGATCACACTAAGAATCCCATGTAAAGAAGCGGGCTCTCTGCATGTGTTAGAGGTGTATGTCCCATCTCCCCTCGGTAAAGCCTACACACTAGTTAATAATTCTATTGGGAGTAATACGGCCATTACTGCCCACTGCCAATCCTATCAACTAGTAGcgtctataataaatgctgtcaggACAGGAGGACTCACTGAAGGACTAGATCCCTTCTTTGAAGCAGATGATTTGAGCGGGTATTTTGAATGAGGGGGAGGGGATaagcagttgatttgagcgggtattttaaaatgagtaactatttgtgttcagccaatcagaatactCCACCCACCTGATGAACCAATGGAAACGCCGTGCCTGGCTATAAAAGCTCGGTCTTGTAAGCGCAGACTTCATTCGCGCTCGTTTTGTTACGATGGCCAGAACTAAGCAGACCGCCCGTAAATCCACCGGAGGCAAGGCTCCCCGCAAGCAGCTAGCCACCAAAGCTGCCAGGAAGAGCGCTCCAGCTACCGGGGGAGTGAAGAAGCCTCACCGTTACCGGCCGGGAACTGTGGCTCTCCGGGAAATCCGCCGTTATCAGAAATCCACCGAGCTGCTCATCCGCAAGCTGCCTTTCCAGCGCCTTGTCCGTGAGATCGCTCAGGATTTCAAGACTGATCTGCGCTTCCAGAGCTCTGCCGTCATGGCTCTGCAAGAggctagcgaggcttacctggtGGGTCTCTTTGAGGATACAAACTTGTGTGCCATCCACGCCAAGAGGGTCACCATCATGCCCAAAGACATCCAGCTGGCCCGTAGGATCCGAGGAGAGAGAGCTTAAACTCTTGACTTGttcacacaaacaccacaaaggctcttttaagagcccccAAATCTGCACTGGAATGAGTTTAAACACTTTTATATGCACGGTCTTTGTATCCTCTGCACATCACTAAATATCTAGACGTATTCAGTTTCTTTCTTTTCTAATTTATAAACAATGCCCCCCGGGTAGCTATAGTAGCTGCTTGGCTATTTTACCTTCACAGATTTTCAGTGAATAAACTCATCTAGTAGACAGTAGAAGCGAATTACTCTATTTACAAGCGATCATGTGAATTGGCAGCAGGTAAAGGAGTACTTTATATTTGCTACGGCTTGCTTAGAGGAAAAGAatacatgtgtatttatatacagcTAGTCATAATGTTTCTAATGAAATGGCTTTAAACTGCAAGCATGTTATAAAATGTAAGCAACAGTAACTATATTCAATACTTCTAAAATCTTGGTAGTCTGTCTAATCTAAATGCACTGCACTAGATCGCAATGTTGAGTGATATAGCGCTACAATTACTAGAAATCGAGTGCTAACTGTGCAGACAAATCGATGTGTAACTAGAGAATGACACGATCTCAATAACCATTGACTCTACATAGGAGAATGTTATAAACTCAGAACTCGATGTGTTTGAGCAGTAGAAGGCAGTTTGTCAGATATAGGGTTGAAGTGATTAGATTGACTCTTTCAGTGAAAAGGTGGGTGGCCCTAAAAAGGGCCTTTGGGTTAGTGGGGTATGCGGTAAGGCCGAGTCAGGGTTTTAACCTCCGAAGCCATAGAGAGTGCGGCCCTGGCGTTTAAGGGCATAGACTACGTCCATGGCGGTCACAGTCTTCCTCTTGGCATGCTCGGTGTAGGTGACGGCGTCCCGGATAACATTCTCCAGGAAGACCTTCAGCACCCCGCGAGTCTCTTCGTAGATGAGGCCGGAGATACGCTTCACTCCTCCTCTGCGAGCCAGGCGGCGGATTGCAGGCTTGGTAATGCCCTGGATGTTGTCACGCAGGACCTTTCTGTGCCGCTTAGCGCCGCCTTTCCCGAGACCCTTTCCGCCTTTACCTctgccagacatggttctgtTTTACTATCTGCCGCAATGATACGGGATACACTGCAACGCTCTCCTTATATACACCACGGGTGGACCGAATGGAGAACTGCAGCACATGGGGCGGAGTTAAGTCCCGCCctcattcacattttttttttttccccctctttcctGAAATGGTTCTGTCTCTTGAACATAAAGTTGTGTAAACACGAAGGATGAAACAAgatcgtgatttttttttttaaatcatgtattTAGTGTTGCTTTGAAAGTCGGCTTATTCACAGCACACGGTATCACTTATTTCATACGGTTTGATCATCTAAATAAGCGCCCGGTTCCCAAGTGAGAGAGGGCGATGGCAGTCCCTTTATTATCACCATGTAAATATTCAGCTCGACAACAGCCTTAATTAGTCTCTGCTTTATCATCTTACTGAACAGGAAATAAAGCCAGTATGGCTACTTTGGATGGTGATATTCTATAGATTATATGCGTTTCTCACTCAATTCTGACTAAAGTTGGCCTTTTGCAGTTTAATGAATCTCCCACAATATCTTGGCAAGGAGGGAATTTCAACttcccacaaaaaaaataataaaaacattttataaagagTAGCACTGACAAGGTACTTTCTATTTACATCCCAACGAGGTATTTTCTAGCACTAGATCCTGCTTTACGAATGAGAAATGGTGTGTGTGACATTCTATAAAATAAACACGTGCCTATCACAAATATAGCTCTTAAAGGACAAGGTGGTGGCTCTTAGAAGAGCCGTTTGgacttttaaatataaattaaaacaagATACGAGCAGGGCTTATTTTTTCTTGGGAGCTGCCTTTTTAGCCTTTGCTGGACTCTTAGCGGCTTTGGGCTTGGCTGCCTTTTTAGCCGGGCTCTTTGTTGCTTTTTTAGCCGGACTCTTCACTGCCTTCTTGGGCTTGGCGGCTTTGACTTTCTTGGGGCTCTTGGTGACTTTTTTAGCGGAGGCTGCCGGCTTCTTGGCCTTCTTCGGGCTCTTCGCGGCTACCTTCTTCACTTTAGCCGGAGACTTGGA
This Pelobates fuscus isolate aPelFus1 chromosome 3, aPelFus1.pri, whole genome shotgun sequence DNA region includes the following protein-coding sequences:
- the LOC134601318 gene encoding histone H2B-like → MPDPAKSAPAAKKGSKKAVTKTQKKDGKKRRKTRKESYAIYVYKVLKQVHPDTGISSKAMGIMNSFVNDIFERIAGEASRLAHYNKRSTITSREIQTAVRLLLPGELAKHAVSEGTKAVTKYTSAK
- the LOC134601319 gene encoding histone H2A type 2-C: MSGRGKQGGKTRAKAKTRSSRAGLQFPVGRVHRLLRKGNYAERVGAGAPVYLAAVLEYLTAEILELAGNAARDNKKTRIIPRHLQLAVRNDEELNKLLGGVTIAQGGVLPNIQAVLLPKKTESHKSKSK
- the LOC134601320 gene encoding histone H3 — its product is MARTKQTARKSTGGKAPRKQLATKAARKSAPATGGVKKPHRYRPGTVALREIRRYQKSTELLIRKLPFQRLVREIAQDFKTDLRFQSSAVMALQEASEAYLVGLFEDTNLCAIHAKRVTIMPKDIQLARRIRGERA
- the LOC134601321 gene encoding histone H4, whose protein sequence is MSGRGKGGKGLGKGGAKRHRKVLRDNIQGITKPAIRRLARRGGVKRISGLIYEETRGVLKVFLENVIRDAVTYTEHAKRKTVTAMDVVYALKRQGRTLYGFGG